In the genome of Meiothermus sp. CFH 77666, one region contains:
- a CDS encoding PEGA domain-containing protein, giving the protein MNALLLWVLGILGVLLLLWGLTRLQRGGLAWMAFGALLGLFGFGGAWLHHLYGTPVFWGMGVLGVLLLVWAFLNLRQRRLAGWTAALAILLGLVGFGSITLLDSPNPNLLTSGTIPDPLDNFRTSPAMPPTATPTTPESNGATPAPIEPGPAPTSPEPAPTPSEPGPPQTTPEPSPAPAPTEPTPPPPSQPAASGSVREVEPGCPCLLSVRVNAANPTVRILQGTQEIASSKLGRSSFLLEAGDYTLQVEAPGYRTFSALINVPRNKNLEVELVQ; this is encoded by the coding sequence ATGAACGCACTATTGCTATGGGTTCTAGGCATTCTGGGGGTACTGCTGTTGCTGTGGGGCCTGACCCGCCTCCAGCGTGGTGGGCTAGCCTGGATGGCTTTCGGTGCGCTGCTGGGTTTATTTGGGTTCGGTGGAGCCTGGCTGCATCACCTGTACGGCACACCGGTGTTCTGGGGCATGGGCGTTCTGGGGGTGCTGCTCCTGGTCTGGGCCTTTCTAAACCTGCGTCAGCGCCGCCTGGCTGGTTGGACGGCAGCCCTGGCGATTCTGCTGGGGCTGGTAGGGTTTGGCAGCATCACCCTGCTGGATAGCCCCAACCCCAACCTGCTGACCTCCGGCACCATCCCCGACCCGCTCGACAATTTCCGCACCAGCCCGGCCATGCCACCCACCGCAACCCCCACCACCCCCGAATCCAACGGAGCAACCCCCGCACCCATAGAGCCCGGCCCGGCCCCTACCAGCCCCGAGCCCGCTCCCACCCCGTCCGAGCCAGGCCCGCCGCAAACCACTCCAGAACCCTCGCCCGCGCCAGCGCCCACCGAGCCCACCCCACCCCCGCCTAGCCAGCCTGCAGCCTCGGGCAGCGTGCGCGAGGTCGAGCCAGGCTGTCCTTGTCTGCTGAGCGTGAGGGTCAATGCCGCGAACCCCACCGTTCGCATCCTGCAAGGCACCCAGGAGATTGCCAGTAGCAAGCTAGGGCGCTCGAGCTTCCTGCTCGAGGCGGGCGACTACACCCTGCAGGTCGAGGCGCCCGGCTACCGTACCTTCAGCGCTCTGATTAACGTGCCCCGCAACAAAAATCTGGAAGTGGAGCTGGTGCAGTAG
- a CDS encoding fumarylacetoacetate hydrolase family protein: MKLVRFGAGQWGVLEGEMIHETDGPAGNPTGRHFDLGGVTLLAPATPTKIVCVGRNYLDHIKEMGNDAQELPKEPGLFLKGLNTLAHPANPARPDHSGDVVPYPSFTNLLHYEGELAVVIERRMKNVPEAEALDYVLGYTCALDVTARDKQKTDLQWVRAKSADKFCPLGPWLVTSLDPQNTVLRTYVNGELRQEAHTSLMIFSVAQILSYISSFMTLEPGDVVLTGTPEGVGELKRGDHVEVAIEGIGDLHTRIGH; encoded by the coding sequence ATGAAGCTCGTACGTTTTGGTGCAGGCCAGTGGGGGGTTCTAGAAGGCGAGATGATCCACGAGACCGACGGCCCGGCGGGCAACCCCACGGGCCGTCATTTTGACCTGGGGGGGGTGACCCTGCTGGCACCGGCCACGCCCACCAAGATTGTGTGCGTAGGGCGCAACTACCTCGACCACATCAAGGAGATGGGTAACGATGCCCAGGAGCTGCCCAAGGAGCCGGGCTTGTTTCTCAAGGGACTCAATACCCTGGCTCATCCGGCCAACCCGGCCCGCCCCGACCACTCCGGCGATGTGGTGCCCTATCCCAGCTTTACCAACCTGCTGCACTACGAAGGGGAGCTGGCGGTGGTCATCGAGCGGCGCATGAAGAACGTGCCCGAGGCCGAGGCCCTGGACTACGTGCTGGGCTATACCTGTGCCCTGGACGTGACCGCCCGCGACAAGCAAAAAACCGACCTGCAATGGGTGCGGGCCAAGTCCGCTGATAAGTTCTGCCCCCTGGGGCCCTGGCTGGTGACCTCGCTGGACCCGCAGAATACCGTCCTTCGCACCTATGTGAATGGCGAACTGCGCCAGGAGGCCCACACTAGCCTGATGATCTTCTCGGTGGCCCAGATCCTCTCCTATATCAGCAGCTTCATGACCTTAGAACCCGGCGACGTGGTGCTGACCGGCACGCCCGAGGGGGTGGGCGAGCTCAAGCGCGGCGACCACGTGGAGGTTGCCATCGAGGGGATTGGCGATCTGCACACCCGAATTGGGCACTAA